The window GCCGTTGTACTTCTGGACGACCACGCTCGACACGGCAGGCTGACCGTCCACCGTGGTGTCCACCGCGGTGCCCTCGAGCATGAGCGGCGCCTGGAAGTCGGTGATGGAGCGCAGCGCCGTCATGAAGTTCTCGCGCGTCGGCTCGGTCATCTCCATGAACGCCTGCTCGAGCGTCGCTCCGACCATGTAGCTCCACATGCAGTGCGGGAACGCGGGCATGTCCTGGTAGTCCGCGTACTCCTTGAGGCTCGCGAGGAACGTCTGCACGTCCTCGTCCTCGGCGAATGCCGGGCTGGCGGGCGCCTTGGAGAACGACACCGAGTACACCCCGGGGAACGCCTCCGCCCCACCCGGCTGCAGGATCGCGACCGGGCTGGAGGTGTTCGACGGCAGGAACCAGCTCGGTGTCCAGTTCAGCTGCTGCGCCTTCTGCAGCGACGAGATCACCAGCGGCGTGATCGACATGGCGTTGAAGAACACGTCAGCGCCGGATGCCGCGAGCTCGGTCAGCTGGCCGTCCACCGCCGTGTCGGTCGCCTCGTATGTGAGCTCCTCGACGATCTCGATGTTGTCCGCTCCCTCGACGGCCTCCTTGAAGCCCTCGACGTACCCCGCGCCGAAATCGTCGTTCTGCGAGAGGATCGCCACCTTGTGATCTTCGCCGGATGCCGCCAGCAGCTCACCGAACGCCAGCCCTTCGTTCTGGTAGATCGGCACAAAACCGAGCTGCCACGGGCTTTCCTCGGTGTTGCTGAAGATCGGGTCGCCCGTCATGACGAGCACCTGCGGCACCTCGTCGGCGATTGCCGCCTCCAGATAGGCGCGGTTGGTCGGGGTTCCCAGCCCCGAGGTCATCGCGAAGACGCTGTCCTTGAGCTGGTCGTAGTTGGCCTTGGCCTTCTGCGGGTCATACGCGTCGTCGAGCGCCTCGATCTCGACGGTGCGGGTGGTGCCGTCGCCGAACTCGATGCCGCCGGCGGCGTTGCGCTCGCCGAAGTAGGCGGTGATTCCGGCGACGGTGCAGGTGCCGGGTCCGGCGGTGGCACCGCTGAGCGGGGTGGTGATGCCGAGCGAGATCGAGCTGTCCGTGATGCCGGGGCTCGCCTCCCCGCCGCCGTCGGTGGCATCCGTTCCCCCGCCGTCGCCGCCGCGGGCGCAGCCGGCGAGCGTCAACGCGAGCGCGGAGCCGAGGGCGACGATGCCCACGATGTTCCGGTGTCTCTTGCTCATGTTCATGACTGATCGTGCCTCTCTGTTTGGGTTCCCTTCGGCGCGACGGGCGTCGGGACGTCCGCACTCGAAGTGGCTGATGCGCGCCCTCGATGCTCGCCGCCGCCGCGCCGGCGGCGCAGGCGACGCAGGCGCGCGGGGAGGGAGGCGAGCCCACCGGGGAGCAGGAAGAGCACGAGCAGGAGCAGTGCGCCCTGCAGCACGGCGGTGAGGTTCGGGTCCACGGTGTTCGTCAGCTGCGGTGCCAGCACGTAGTAGGCCCCGCCGAGGAGCGATCCGACGATG is drawn from Microbacterium sp. zg-B96 and contains these coding sequences:
- a CDS encoding ABC transporter substrate-binding protein yields the protein MSKRHRNIVGIVALGSALALTLAGCARGGDGGGTDATDGGGEASPGITDSSISLGITTPLSGATAGPGTCTVAGITAYFGERNAAGGIEFGDGTTRTVEIEALDDAYDPQKAKANYDQLKDSVFAMTSGLGTPTNRAYLEAAIADEVPQVLVMTGDPIFSNTEESPWQLGFVPIYQNEGLAFGELLAASGEDHKVAILSQNDDFGAGYVEGFKEAVEGADNIEIVEELTYEATDTAVDGQLTELAASGADVFFNAMSITPLVISSLQKAQQLNWTPSWFLPSNTSSPVAILQPGGAEAFPGVYSVSFSKAPASPAFAEDEDVQTFLASLKEYADYQDMPAFPHCMWSYMVGATLEQAFMEMTEPTRENFMTALRSITDFQAPLMLEGTAVDTTVDGQPAVSSVVVQKYNGKGYDTVEAFG